From a single Entelurus aequoreus isolate RoL-2023_Sb linkage group LG12, RoL_Eaeq_v1.1, whole genome shotgun sequence genomic region:
- the mrpl42 gene encoding 39S ribosomal protein L42, mitochondrial, translated as MFHYMTRTSNSSTHWLGASNMAFGYFSNINRLLNCCRLRHYQAWLLPFREASNVRGPSIDECSDVEVGLTSDGNTVVCYHPAVDFPYELTQPIKRPDPVRDVPENHDQVLKAHLSKEVLRGNKGPSIEELSKMFYTSKHRWYPVGQYHRRRIKKDTPKDR; from the exons ATGTTTCATTATATGACCCGGACGTCAAACAGCAGTACACACTGGCTCGGCGCTAGCAACATGGCATTTGGTTATTTCAGCAATATTAACAGACTTTTAAATTGCTGCAGATTACGGCATTATCAAG CATGGTTGCTTCCATTTCGAGAAGCTTCTAATGTCCGTGGTCCTTCAATAGATGAATGCAG TGACGTGGAGGTCGGTTTGACTTCAGATGGAAACACGGTGGTGTGTTACCATCCAGCTGTGGACTTTCCCTATGAGCTCACCCAG CCTATCAAAAGGCCGGACCCGGTTCGCGACGTGCCCGAAAACCACGACCAGGTTCTGAAGGCCCACCTTAGCAAGGAGGTGCTGAGGGGCAACAAGGGTCCCTCCATAGAGGAGCTGAGCAAGATGTTTTACACCTCCAAACACCGCTGGTATCCAGTAGGACA GTACCACAGGAGGCGCATAAAGAAGGATACCCCAAAAGACAGATAA